One Prionailurus bengalensis isolate Pbe53 chromosome B2 unlocalized genomic scaffold, Fcat_Pben_1.1_paternal_pri B2_random_Un_scaffold_46, whole genome shotgun sequence genomic window carries:
- the LOC122478235 gene encoding DLA class I histocompatibility antigen, A9/A9 alpha chain-like isoform X3: MHGSSHPLPAAVPALAVTQTWAGSHSLRYFYTAVSRPGLGEPRFISVGYVDDTQFVRFDSDAPNPREEPRAPWMEQVGPEYWDRETRKVKNSAQISRVDLNTMLRYYNQSGSGSHNIQRMYGCDVGPDGRFLRGYSQVSYDGKDYISLNEDLRSWTAADTAAQITRRKWEEAGEAEGWKNYLEGTCVEGLAKYLDMGKETLLRAESPNTRVTRHPISDREVTLRCWALGFYPAEITLTWQHDGQDHTQDAELVETRPAGDGTFQKWAAVVVPSGEEQRYTCHVQHEGLPEPITLRWEPSSLPSIPILGIVAGVAVLVVTVVVGAVIWRKKFSGGKGPSYSHAARDDSTQGSDSSLMAPKV, encoded by the exons GCTCCCACTCCCTGAGGTATTTCTACACCGCGGTGTCCCGGCCCGGCCTCGGGGAGCCCCGCTTCATCTCCGTGGGCTACGTGGACGACACGCAGTTCGTGCGGTTCGACAGCGACGCCCCGAATCCCAGGGAAGAGCCGCGGGCGCCGTGGATGGAGCAGGTGGGGCCGGAGTATTGGGACCGGGAGACGCGGAAGGTGAAGAACAGCGCACAGATTTCCCGAGTGGACCTGAACACGATGCTCCGCTACTACAACCAGAGCGGTTCCG GGTCGCACAACATCCAGAGAATGTATGGCTGTGACGTGGGCCCAGACGGGCGCTTCCTCCGCGGGTACAGTCAGGTGTCCTATGACGGCAAGGATTACATCTCCCTGAACGAGGACCTGCGCTCCTGGACCGCGGCGGACACCGCGGCGCAGATCACCCGCCGCAAGTGGGAGGAGGCCGGTGAGGCCGAGGGCTGGAAGAACTACCTGGAGGGCACGTGCGTGGAGGGGCTCGCCAAATACCTGGACATGGGGAAGGAGACGCTGCTGCGCGCAG aaTCTCCCAACACACGCGTGACCCGCCACCCCATCTCTGACCGTGAGGTGACCCTGaggtgctgggccctgggcttcTACCCTGCGGAGATCACCCTGACCTGGCAGCATGATGGGCAGGACCACACCCAGGATGCAGAGCTTGTGGAGACCAGGCCTGCGGGAGATGGAACCTTCCAGAAGTGGGCGGCTGTGGTGGTGCcttctggagaggagcagagatacACGTGCCATGTGCAGCACGAGGGGCTGCCTGAGCCCATCACCCTGAGATGGG agccatcctctctgccctccatccCCATCCTGGGCATCGTTGCTGGTGTGGCTGTCCTTGTGGTCACTGTGGTGGTTGGAGCTGTGATCTGGAGGAAGAAGTTCTCAG GAGGAAAAGGACCAAGCTATTCTCACGCTGCAC GCGATGACAGTACCCAGGGCTCTGATTCGTCTCTAATGGCTCCTAAAG tttga
- the LOC122478235 gene encoding DLA class I histocompatibility antigen, A9/A9 alpha chain-like isoform X1: MRFVMSGTLLLLLLGALAVTQTWAGSHSLRYFYTAVSRPGLGEPRFISVGYVDDTQFVRFDSDAPNPREEPRAPWMEQVGPEYWDRETRKVKNSAQISRVDLNTMLRYYNQSGSGSHNIQRMYGCDVGPDGRFLRGYSQVSYDGKDYISLNEDLRSWTAADTAAQITRRKWEEAGEAEGWKNYLEGTCVEGLAKYLDMGKETLLRAESPNTRVTRHPISDREVTLRCWALGFYPAEITLTWQHDGQDHTQDAELVETRPAGDGTFQKWAAVVVPSGEEQRYTCHVQHEGLPEPITLRWEPSSLPSIPILGIVAGVAVLVVTVVVGAVIWRKKFSGGKGPSYSHAARDDSTQGSDSSLMAPKV; this comes from the exons ATGCGGTTCGTGATGTCCGGAACTCTGCTCCTGCTGCTGTTGGGAGCCCTGGCCGTGACCCAGACCTGGGCGG GCTCCCACTCCCTGAGGTATTTCTACACCGCGGTGTCCCGGCCCGGCCTCGGGGAGCCCCGCTTCATCTCCGTGGGCTACGTGGACGACACGCAGTTCGTGCGGTTCGACAGCGACGCCCCGAATCCCAGGGAAGAGCCGCGGGCGCCGTGGATGGAGCAGGTGGGGCCGGAGTATTGGGACCGGGAGACGCGGAAGGTGAAGAACAGCGCACAGATTTCCCGAGTGGACCTGAACACGATGCTCCGCTACTACAACCAGAGCGGTTCCG GGTCGCACAACATCCAGAGAATGTATGGCTGTGACGTGGGCCCAGACGGGCGCTTCCTCCGCGGGTACAGTCAGGTGTCCTATGACGGCAAGGATTACATCTCCCTGAACGAGGACCTGCGCTCCTGGACCGCGGCGGACACCGCGGCGCAGATCACCCGCCGCAAGTGGGAGGAGGCCGGTGAGGCCGAGGGCTGGAAGAACTACCTGGAGGGCACGTGCGTGGAGGGGCTCGCCAAATACCTGGACATGGGGAAGGAGACGCTGCTGCGCGCAG aaTCTCCCAACACACGCGTGACCCGCCACCCCATCTCTGACCGTGAGGTGACCCTGaggtgctgggccctgggcttcTACCCTGCGGAGATCACCCTGACCTGGCAGCATGATGGGCAGGACCACACCCAGGATGCAGAGCTTGTGGAGACCAGGCCTGCGGGAGATGGAACCTTCCAGAAGTGGGCGGCTGTGGTGGTGCcttctggagaggagcagagatacACGTGCCATGTGCAGCACGAGGGGCTGCCTGAGCCCATCACCCTGAGATGGG agccatcctctctgccctccatccCCATCCTGGGCATCGTTGCTGGTGTGGCTGTCCTTGTGGTCACTGTGGTGGTTGGAGCTGTGATCTGGAGGAAGAAGTTCTCAG GAGGAAAAGGACCAAGCTATTCTCACGCTGCAC GCGATGACAGTACCCAGGGCTCTGATTCGTCTCTAATGGCTCCTAAAG tttga
- the LOC122478235 gene encoding DLA class I histocompatibility antigen, A9/A9 alpha chain-like isoform X2: MRFVMSGTLLLLLLGALAVTQTWAGSHSLRYFYTAVSRPGLGEPRFISVGYVDDTQFVRFDSDAPNPREEPRAPWMEQVGPEYWDRETRKVKNSAQISRVDLNTMLRYYNQSGSGSHNIQRMYGCDVGPDGRFLRGYSQVSYDGKDYISLNEDLRSWTAADTAAQITRRKWEEAGEAEGWKNYLEGTCVEGLAKYLDMGKETLLRAESPNTRVTRHPISDREVTLRCWALGFYPAEITLTWQHDGQDHTQDAELVETRPAGDGTFQKWAAVVVPSGEEQRYTCHVQHEGLPEPITLRWEPSSLPSIPILGIVAGVAVLVVTVVVGAVIWRKKFSGGKGPSYSHAARDDSTQGSDSSLMAPKV, translated from the exons ATGCGGTTCGTGATGTCCGGAACTCTGCTCCTGCTGCTGTTGGGAGCCCTGGCCGTGACCCAGACCTGGGCGG GCTCCCACTCCCTGAGGTATTTCTACACCGCGGTGTCCCGGCCCGGCCTCGGGGAGCCCCGCTTCATCTCCGTGGGCTACGTGGACGACACGCAGTTCGTGCGGTTCGACAGCGACGCCCCGAATCCCAGGGAAGAGCCGCGGGCGCCGTGGATGGAGCAGGTGGGGCCGGAGTATTGGGACCGGGAGACGCGGAAGGTGAAGAACAGCGCACAGATTTCCCGAGTGGACCTGAACACGATGCTCCGCTACTACAACCAGAGCGGTTCCG GGTCGCACAACATCCAGAGAATGTATGGCTGTGACGTGGGCCCAGACGGGCGCTTCCTCCGCGGGTACAGTCAGGTGTCCTATGACGGCAAGGATTACATCTCCCTGAACGAGGACCTGCGCTCCTGGACCGCGGCGGACACCGCGGCGCAGATCACCCGCCGCAAGTGGGAGGAGGCCGGTGAGGCCGAGGGCTGGAAGAACTACCTGGAGGGCACGTGCGTGGAGGGGCTCGCCAAATACCTGGACATGGGGAAGGAGACGCTGCTGCGCGCAG aaTCTCCCAACACACGCGTGACCCGCCACCCCATCTCTGACCGTGAGGTGACCCTGaggtgctgggccctgggcttcTACCCTGCGGAGATCACCCTGACCTGGCAGCATGATGGGCAGGACCACACCCAGGATGCAGAGCTTGTGGAGACCAGGCCTGCGGGAGATGGAACCTTCCAGAAGTGGGCGGCTGTGGTGGTGCcttctggagaggagcagagatacACGTGCCATGTGCAGCACGAGGGGCTGCCTGAGCCCATCACCCTGAGATGGG agccatcctctctgccctccatccCCATCCTGGGCATCGTTGCTGGTGTGGCTGTCCTTGTGGTCACTGTGGTGGTTGGAGCTGTGATCTGGAGGAAGAAGTTCTCAG GAGGAAAAGGACCAAGCTATTCTCACGCTGCAC GCGATGACAGTACCCAGGGCTCTGATTCGTCTCTAATGGCTCCTAAAG
- the LOC122478238 gene encoding spliceosome RNA helicase DDX39B-like: MDIKQVNSAINYHRPGDSHTYLHRVSCTPTWTSHCTSQSLISYVFIHYTLVPPFGCLPTLGSSSATLCPLPGGLCRPVAITFVSSENNAKILSEVQGQTEVDGTELPDEMDVSSSIAAMGEDALIHRV, encoded by the exons ATGGACATTAAGCAGGTGAACTCTGCCATCAACTACCACCGGCCTGGCGATTCCCACACCTACCTGCATCGGGTAAGCTGCACACCCACATGGACATCCCACTGCACCTCCCAGTCCCTGATTTCCTATGTCTTCATACATTACACCCTCGTCCCTCCTTTTGGGTGTCTTCCTACTTTGGGGTCTTCCAGTGctaccctctgtccccttccaggAGGCCTGTGCAGGCCAGTTGCCATCACATTTGTGTCAAGTGAAAACAATGCCAAGATCCTCAGTGAGGTGCAGGGTCAAACTGAGGTCGATGGTACTGAACTGCCTGATGAGATGGACGTTTCCTCCTCCA TTGCAGCCATGGGAGAGGACGCACTCAttcacagagtctga